The Mytilus trossulus isolate FHL-02 unplaced genomic scaffold, PNRI_Mtr1.1.1.hap1 h1tg000247l__unscaffolded, whole genome shotgun sequence genome includes the window AATGATATGACATTTCTCGCCTTGAATATAATGATATGACATTATCTAGCATTGAGTACCTTGCATCGTTTAAATCCTTCGAATACATTAATATTGCTATGGAGAAGCGAAATGTAGTTTCTTTCGTATATATCATAGAAATAACGTTTATACAATAAGCTTTTCGATCCAGCCACTTTTTTCAGTTTCTCACCCACCGCCATGCTAGGATGAAAACAATGCCTGAAAAAATTCCTCCAATTCCACCTACAATACATAGCCCAAATGAATAGTGAAAGTTGGACGGATCCAACATAATGCCACCAGAAGAAATTGCTGCGAAGACTATTGTTCCGATCAAGGCATGTCctcctgaaaaaaaataacatatttgttaaacTGACTAGTTATTGATTTCCAAGTTAATATTACCTTGTATCTAGTATGACGGGAAATGCAAGTTTCAAGTTGTAATTGTTTCTATGATGGCCGACTTTCTGGTATTCTCAACGTCAATAAATGGCTCATTTCTCAATAACTCTCAatgatataaattttgatttgaattgaattaaacTAATATAAAGCAAATCCCAGAGTGTCAAATTTAATGGCTTGGACGTGTTCTGACCTGTAAGTACTTAAAGTGGTTCATCAAACTACAGGgggataactctgtaaaaatcagctgaacgtTTTAATCAGGTTCTACTCTTAAGAAGATAtgaagcttctcaatgatcaaaattagtgtttgtcaaactgccaTATATCCAATGAATTTTTTCCGATAAAGTGTGTAGTTCAAGTTTTTcgaaatcaatatatttttctataagtaaatattttgtcaaaatttaattcaGATTAAACgagacaaattaattttagtcaaggtgtttggCACAACcttaaagaagaaaaataaacccATCTATTTCAACACAATCGCAACTTTTAGGCAACCGTTGTCATTTTTCACAACAGACATTGTATAAGAGATTGTGATTAGCTTTTATTGTGTCAACAAGTTAAGCGATATTACGGTCTCATTTGGTCTTGTTACCAACTAAAATCaacaagtttattttatatttcaaacagTGTAATGACCATTCTTCCATTTTTAATTCCTCAACCATgatatagattttcaaaaatgttacaTTCAAGATGAATAAACCAATTTTTGATTCGAAACACgaattgaattatatttttttacaatttatctaTAATCGGAACGTACAAAcatgaatttcaatttaaatttgatCGAACTATTGgttatatatagtttatagACGGAACCGTCCGAGCATAAACATAAAAGAATATAGGGAAATACCTGTTGTATCAAAGTAAGGGAGTTTAGTTATGACGAAAACCGTAATATAGATTTTTGCGACTTACTGATTTTCCGTCTTGTGAAATTAAagcaaatataaaacatttgtcaaaggAAGTTCATTAATCACGAAAATGTTGAGAAAAAAAGCGTAGGATAGTTGTTATAAGCCATTCTGATAATATTGTGTATCTTGTATTAAGTTTTCTTCCTTAGTCAAGAAAGGTAGAACTGAGACTCTGGTAAATATCAAAACGATtgaatacaaaatgaataagaaCATGTGCACTCTTCACCTCGCCAATGACGATAATATAATGAAAACAAGACTGTTCTCAATGTTCGTAATGACACCTACAGTAGACGCATTACAAGGTTACGCTGATGAACAGGGTAAGCTTACACTTTTTAAACCTCAACCTTGCTTAAAATTGGCTACAAAACCTAACAATCATCATATAAAATgactaaaaactgcattttgctattttttgtatatcgaagttgtctttcttttttatatatgagcTTTGTCGACagaatgtatatatatcattttgtttaccttttttgacatagttgtatgttttataataattcagatcataacacaatgttgactgctgtatcccaatttttgacatttttaccaattttatatatataagaagatgtggtatgagtgccaatgagacaactctccatcaaagtcaaaatttgtaaaaagtaaaccattataggtcaatgtacggcctccaacacggagccttggctaacaccgaacagcatgctataaagggccccaaaaaagactagtgtaaaaccattcaaacaggataactaacggtcttatctatataaaaaaaaacgagaaacgcgaaacacttatgaaccacatcagcAAACGACAACTCATGAACAaaaggttcctgacttaggacaggtgcacacAAATGCAGccggtttaaacgttttaacagGCGCCAATCTTCACCCTTACCTGGATTACAACACTACTAAATAGACAGACACACCATAAAATATCAAGTGAAATGGCTTACCTCGATCAAAAAGAATCTTAACAAAACAAGcaaacatacactgaacgaataagtatgatttatgtaaaacaatgtcAAAAAGATAACTATTACCTGGGACAAAATGGTGTTAAATGATAACGTACACAGGttactttaaatataataattttgttgtttggagtacggaaatatttttttacaaaattattttgttgttcataGTACGAGAACAGACGTGAAAATTTATAGTTATATTAAACACTTATCAAAGGTGGTACATATAAAAACTAGTGATACGAGATATGACACAAAAACAAGCACCattgaataacaaaaatgcattaCAGATTGTGTCAACAGGTCAAATCAACACGAAATTACTGAAATAACCGAAAACTAGTTAGaagcaaaaaaacatttaataataaaaaatcatgcatcagggACTAAAATCATTCAAATCACATCCCAGAGATTTAGTGTTTTAACTCCATGTacagtcaaagaagacatgacttgtgcaataccaaaatatatctgtttgttttgctctCATATGTtagtcaatataatggaattctaTGCGACTTTCATAGAAGTAATAGGTTTAGTTacctataaaaccaggtttaatccaccattttccacataagtaccaagtcaggaatatgaaagttgttttccattcgttggATGTGTTTGGGTTTTAATGTTTgctatttgataagggactttccgtttcaATTTTTCCTTGtcgtttgatatttttgttatattgaatTTCACATTGACataattttcaatgaagttatTAATATTTACCTGCCATGAAGTTGAGTAAGCCTATAACAACAAACATAATTCCCTTTTCAGTGAGTACAAACATCTCATATAAAGCACATACTAAAGCTGCGACAAAGGCTACCAGTGCAAAGATTTCCAGAACTCCGGCAGCTGTAAATTGAGCGTCACGTACTGGTGCATCTGCGatattgtattataaaaataaggctAATAAATATGTGTGTTAGTATATCATCGGCAAAAACACGGGAATATCGGCACACAGTTTTTCCTGTTTTGCTTCTTTTGTACCTTTAATATATGACGATAATTTGcaaatttgtcaattttcacCTCGAGATGGCCAAATAAAGCTTAATAGAAGCATTATGAGGCATTCAAAAATTCGACAGTAAGAAAACCTTATACACAagcatttcttttatatatcataACAGCAAGTCATTTGATGGTTTTATTCCAATTTCTCTTTAACATCCCCTAATATACCAAAGGTCCTTtaatatacaaacaaactattttATGTCATCACTGAACCTAGTTAGTCTGCTAGGTATTGGGTCTTATAATAACACGCTTTATGTTATTGTAGTAATACCTTCATGCAACTAGATTTAATTACAAGAATAAGCATAAACGTATGTTGTGAtgcatttgttttctattattagATTGATAACATATCGATCACGGGAAGGAAgccatttattaaaaaatgtgtagCTGTGTTgcttttcaaaaacattttcttcaCCGACAATTTCAAAACTTGTCATTCTTATCTTATGAAATAACATATGTCAATTTGGGCCCACCAACTCGTGTaaccttttatttcattaaaagagATAGCTGACACTCTGCTTCTATAATacaagaaaattattcaaactaAATAAGAATTATTGAAGCACATGAACTCAATTTTCCATACTGTTAatcatacaaaacaataaaataccaATTCAAGATGCAAAATCCTACCTTTTTCTCATAGTATAGCGTACGCAATGTGAACAGTACATTTTTAATCAGTAAAAACTGATATCAGTCCGACAGTCTACCAGAGACTAAAGGACATTGTAAGCAACTATAGGGTAGTCAACAATGCACAAAACCCATCGtttaagtcagctataaaaggccacagcattaaagaatattgaaaatagcatcacaaaataagaacaaactatattAACCAAATGAAAAAGACTAAACTCATTACCTTATTTTTGAACCCTCAAAAAATAAAAGGACAACACAGAGTCTTCAGCGATACTGAGCCATTTACAActagtaaataaaacatgtattccCTTAATAAGATTTCAATCAGTACAACCAACGGTGTGTAAATACGtcataataatacaaaaaagttaGTATCGACTGGATGTAAGGTTtaagtttatttcttttttctatcagctcatagacatagtATTGtaatgtgaccgtgacgtcaacAATGGTTGTTTATGATTAACTTcttaaaaaatggaattttgaattaaattataagaaataactgtaatattttgtctgCCTATTCGAAATAATCTCAAAAATGTGTTCCACACTTTTAAATTACCGTTACAgggattattcatttttttttttctacaataaatattaaagtcattcctaaaatgaataaaaattaagacaagactacaaataaaaacaatatttaaatatcatacTACAGCGTTAATTGTATAGCCTTTTAGGATAAAATGATTCGAATAATCAataagtttacatggatcagaTATTCATTTACTGGATCTTTTGTCATCAAGCGTATGATAAATGATTTGAATTACTGACATTAtcattgtgtaataaaatacatataacatgtatagtaCATGACATGAATACTTGATGCGATATCACCGATATCGacatattacatttttgaaaaacaaccACGCATAACCTTGTTATTTTAGGTTCATAAGTGCATATTTGTATAGCTTAAGTcgattacaaaaatatttaactacaatattgaaattaatatttaactacaatattgaaattaaatatttaactacaatattgaaattaaatatataacatttattttcatcactCAGTCACTTTGACTTGCTTTTCTCAGCAAAGAatgcatatttaaaattaagaaactTCTGCATATGTGGTGAACGGAACGATGAAATCTGTCAAGAAAATAAAGACATACCTGtaaaatatttacagacttctACTCCATTGGATTGAAAACATGATTTCCATAATCCCATATGAACTAAATCTCCAATTGTATACCAATATGTAGTTGAAAATCCTATTATATGCAGAATGAATGATACAGTGGTAATAATACTTCCCCCAATAATCATCGGTGGAATAGTAGCTAAGGTATCCGCCATCATCAACTATAAGTCGTCTGTAGTGTTTGAACTCGGTAATGTCTAACGGTAACACGTATAAAGTGGTGTTATAGAATTATGTTCTTTATTGCATAcgtgatatttctaattttcaatcttttgttttatagtaAGTAAGTCGAGAGATGACGTTTAAGGACATGGTTCGGATACGCACACCTTCCTAGAAAGGCACTGAgtgctttttaaaattattaattacGTCAGATTTAggttttgtatttcatttttattaatttcctaATAACCAGGAAATCTTTCTGGTTCGTTGGTTTTCATAGTAATTGTCACGCCGTTGTGGTCACTGAACGGGAAATAAACggtatttgaattatttaatctACAATCGATATTCTCACTAgtgaatatttaatatattcacGAGTATGATTATCCCTTGAAAATGAGTATTGCTTTTTGTTTGGATCTATCTAATGTCTTATTTGGACAACAGTTAAAATCTCCCATAACATATAGTTCACGACCACATTTTTTATACTTGATTAACGTATCAAAAAACATGAAGAAGTCTGTTCTTTCTATGCTATAATAAGGGGCGTAGACATTAAAATTCGAACAATTTCGTTTGAGTCTAATTTAAATTCAACCATCAATTTCCTTCCTCTGCAGCTCTATATTTGTCATTAACGTTAATATATTTACTTGGTGTTACTGAAATCGATATCTCGTAAAAGGCGGAAGTCCCGTTACACCAAAAACTTAACCCTTCCCATTGTGTACCCTATTAATTTCTACCAATGTTTAACAATAAGattgtttttgaaaacatataaaatccaaatttttttattctaataccATTGAAACAATGCATTCCTTTTTTGACATATCTTCAATATCGTTTGCTTTAATTCAAACTAAGATACTTTATGAAAGGATTCATGTATTTAAGGTGATTATGGGAAAATGGTATTTTCGTGGTTAGCATACAAAGATCTAGAAAATTTAGACTTTGTTGAAAATTTCTCAATTCGTAGTTCACCTTTACCTATGAAATTAACGAAAATTGGTTTTCTTCAAAGACTAATATATCCACAGTAAATACGTATTGAATAATAACAAAACTGGagttttaactaaaaaaatcacacaaacacaaataaaatctgacgtaatttataattttaaaaagcacTCACTGACTTTCTAGGAAGGTTTCACTTGTAACCGTGTGCGTATCCGAACCATGTCCATTAAACGTCATATTTCGACTTACTtactataaaacaaaagattgaaaattagaaaatccCTTATGCAATAACGAACATGATTCTATAAAACCACATAATACGTGTTATCGTTAGACATTAGCGAGTGTAAACTACTAATATTTGATTATGGTGGATACCTTCGCTACTATTCCACCAATGATTATTGAGGGAAGTATTATTACCACTGTGTCATTCATTCTGCATATAATAGGATTTTCAACTACATATTGGTATACAATTGGAGATTTAGTTAATGGGATTATGGAAATCATGTTTTCAATCAAATGGAGTAGAAGTTTGTAACTATTTTACAggtatgtctttttttttctttacagatTTCATCGTTCCTCTCACCCCAGATGCTGGagtttctaaatttaaaatattaattcttAGCTGAGAAAAAGCAAGTCAAAGTAACTGTGTGatgaacatacatgttttatatttaatttcaatattgtagtcaaatatttttgtaatagaCTTAAGCTATACAAATATGCACTCATTAacctaaaaaaaaccaagatatGCGTGGTATAACTATCTTCTACATTTAccactttttataataaaaacctggataaaacagttatttgTGGTGTTAGTACTTTTTAATTCTGTTTCAAAAGTTAAAGCCAAATAGTACCATGACCAACTTCCAACGGAGCTTGTTTATGCCCACCCTCATTTTAcaccaaatttataaaattttgaaagtcatttcgaataattctttagaaaatatttcaatagttttcaaaatttatattgtaaatatacacacaGCATTACCTAATGCAAGGAAAATGTAATAGTACCGTTTTCCTTATAttactgttgtctttatctAAATTCCAGTCGTCTGATAGTCGTAATCTTTTTTATCTTCAATGACCTCAAATATATAAGTATCCGTCGAAATAATTGTATGTCATCACTGAACCTAGTAAGTTTGTTAGGTATTGAGTCTTAACAAAGTTAACACGCTTTATGTTATCGTAGTGAGACCATCATCACAACTACATCATAATACAAGTATAAGCATGACCGTATGTTGTAATGcatttgttttctattgttAGATTTAAACATATCGGTCTCTGTAAGGAAAACCTGTATCCCAATATGTGTTGCTGTGTTGATATTCCAAAACATTTACTTCACTGACAATTTCAAAGatcatcttttttctttttctttttaaagaacAAGTGTGACATTGGGCTCACCAATTATCGTACCCTTTATCTCATTAAAAGTGACCGAAAGTTGAGACTTTGCTTCTATATACTTGAATTACTATTCTAACTTCATAATATTGGATTTCCTGAGGCACAGGCATTCAATTTCCTGTTAATCAAATATACCATGAAATACCTTTACAAGATCCGAAGTCATTCATTCTCCTGATAGTAtaacgtacacacatgttgcaATCGAGACAACTATTAATCAGAAACTACAGGAAATtgttaacaaatgaaaaacaaatatgacatctTCAGCTAATGACAACCATTGCATACTCCTCACGTGGGTGAACACATACTACGGAATACGACTTGAGTGACACGAGTGTGTAACTAGTCAACCCTAATCATACTTATGATAGAGGTTATAGgataacaaaatcaacaaaactttaTTAAAGAACTGTAtaaaccaaatgaaaaaaactcatCACATTCGTTTGAAtcactcaaaaaaaaaaaaggacaacaaTGACAAGAGTAACCAGCGTTATTGAGCCAATGACaaataatgattaaaacatGCATACCATTACCTAGATTTCAATCAGTACACAACTCACGGACTTTGTGTAAATATGTCATAATAATACCACAATGCAAGTATCGACAGGATGGagggcaatattaattacgggAACAGTCAaactgtaaaatgaaaaattgcatCTATGAAATGATCAATAATTCAGTAACAATATACCAGTAATATGCATGGAATAATCATTGTCGGGTTTGCTcgttatttttatgaatttaacaCTAGTTTATAAATGATTAAGATAAGTAAAATGAGAACAATAAATTCGATACATTTCACGAGAGTGACCTTCATCATCAAGC containing:
- the LOC134701622 gene encoding uncharacterized protein LOC134701622, giving the protein MMADTLATIPPMIIGGSIITTVSFILHIIGFSTTYWYTIGDLVHMGLWKSCFQSNGVEVCKYFTDAPVRDAQFTAAGVLEIFALVAFVAALVCALYEMFVLTEKGIMFVVIGLLNFMAGGHALIGTIVFAAISSGGIMLDPSNFHYSFGLCIVGGIGGIFSGIVFILAWRWVRN